The following are from one region of the Trichoderma breve strain T069 chromosome 5, whole genome shotgun sequence genome:
- a CDS encoding sds3-like domain-containing protein → MEASEGIASAVGVKLDRPSPAAASQSKRDRKRQALADRLSALNDKLQRDRDLTYRDQLQKIQYEVGLVQRFDPYDSNALEKAAELLQEHRQAQGPPVLADGARSLMDMAGIRFPDFIDEVEDLIEIRDFQLVQSKNEYERKVQEYKNTHAYKVETAKREHRALTETLRDRLINSLTQKKNRLNREKEVLEINDSNALLLNPNQFSLTNPASPGGAHGKRATRLRKDAEDLQVYADGKKRKRNQGEDDGSPVPSRRALDPNSTTPLWQSEKARAAAKQNGPVYSIDKLFTDKELSLHYNTAALAAHQYVLRNRANGTASSPDGSDSGNGDGNDMDKDDADSQPSAAPMMERQVSHATRSTRGGANQNFLDDKILGIEGIANFELPANLDLIHAQEPPKMPPPVPQQYLKPYPRSADQNFPVPLSQDDIASDLSVMGFFKHYDQSHKPGAHLDAPSGLRRILEAVAVPYHQGRYVAFTSAARDDPEYLRDALGIPSSNIRDQPSPIHASLSLAALSSAAAVPMSRQSSAQGGGVAMSRQGTSGSGRGKGRRG, encoded by the exons CCGCCGTGGGCGTCAAGCTGGATCGGccctctccagcagcagcctcgcaATCCAAGCGTGACCGCAAGCGCCAGGCTCTCGCCGACCGTCTGTCTGCCTTGAACGACAAGCTGCAGCGCGACCGAGACCTGACGTACCGCGACCAGCTCCAGAAAATCCAGTACGAGGTCGGCCTGGTCCAGCGCTTCGACCCGTATGATTCCAACGCCCTCGAGAAGGCCGCCGAACTGCTCCAGGAACACAGACAGGCCCAGGGGCCGCCGGTGCTTGCCGATGGCGCCCGGAGCCTCATGGACATGGCGGGAATCCGCTTCCCAGACTTCATTGACGAGGTGGAGGATCTAATTGAGATTCGCGATTTCCAGCTGGTGCAGTCCAAG AACGAATACGAACGCAAGGTGCAAGAGTACAAGAACACGCACGCGTACAAGGTCGAGACGGCCAAGCGGGAGCACCGAGCTCTGACCGAGACGCTCCGCGATCGGCTGATCAACAGCCTCACACAAAAGAAGAACCGCCTGAACCGAGAAAAGGAAGTGCTGGAGATTAACGACTCCAACGCCCTGCTGCTCAATCCAAACCAATTCAGCCTGACCAACCCCGCCAGCCCCGGCGGTGCCCATGGCAAGCGGGCGACTCGCCTGCGCAAAGATGCCGAAGATCTCCAGGTCTACGCCGACggcaagaagcgcaagcgcaACCAGGGCGAGGACGACGGATCGCCGGTGCCCTCGCGGCGAGCTCTCGATCCAAACAGCACGACGCCGCTGTGGCAGTCGGAAAAGGCGCGCGCCGCTGCCAAGCAGAACGGCCCCGTCTacagcatcgacaagctcTTCACTGACAAGGAGCTGTCCCTTCACTACAACACGGCCGCCCTGGCTGCTCACCAGTATGTGTTGCGCAACCGCGCCAATGGCACTGCCTCTTCTCCCGACGGTAGCGACTCGGGCAACGGCGACGGCAACGACATGGACAAGGACGATGCCGACTCGCAGCCTTCTGCCGCCCCCATGATGGAGCGCCAGGTCTCGCACGCAACTCGCAGCACTAGGGGTGGCGCGAACCAGAACTTTTTGGACGACAAGATCCTGGGCATCGAGGGCATTGCTAACTTTGAGCTCCCGGCCAACCTGGATCTGATCCACGCCCAAGAGCCGCCCAAGATGCCGCCTCCAGTGCCGCAGCAGTACCTCAAGCCGTACCCAAGGTCTGCCGACCAGAACTTCCCCGTGCCTCTGTCTCAGGATGACATTGCCTCCGATCTCTCCGTCatgggcttcttcaagcatTACGACCAGAGCCACAAGCCAGGCGCCCACCTTGATGCGCCCAGCGGCCTGCGAAGGATCCTCGAAGCCGTTGCCGTCCCGTACCACCAGGGTCGATATGTCGCCTTTACTAGTGCTGCCCGCGACGACCCAGAGTACCTCCGTGACGCCCTTGGCATTCCCTCAAGCAACATCCGCGATCAACCCAGCCCAATTCATGCCAGTCTCTCCTTAGCCGCTCTATCATCGGCAGCCGCAGTGCCGATGAGCCGACAGAGCAGCGCTCAGGGCGGTGGCGTTGCCATGAGCCGCCAGGGCACCAGCGGTAGTGGTCGTGGGAAAGGTCGACGAGGCTAA
- a CDS encoding ARS binding protein 2 domain-containing protein, whose amino-acid sequence MSSPQAVATQTNMAVPNPRPMVQRSSLPDRNVTPDTLEDAFVRFIFYCNPALPLDADTESLREAFANPPKSGGKSFSPFLIFDLVQRFYRKEIKTWTELTTRLGVEPPDLSKDESAQKVAQYGVRLKKWMNSMHVKAFFEYLMGISNDYWTEIPDDPNPTGQPVRDGVAIEDDMALRALLPHIRPKRGRKRPEADDRTDSPVAQRQRLSPPSAIDGPRATWSAHPDARAQGVPMDPSRPGAAVAWGFNDSVQTPLSRYPNSAITPSTRSSFWDDALEPRSAISPSKPKLSTHRRGPKNVSSAWKPGGADASVKPRGRPPINRTPVEPSPPNPPPMTSWAPTPDSNPSDGPVAVMPKEGIPMTPDVTQMHPQIRNQVVAPRADAVSPVQARAPSQVHIIAAPASSNLPVAGMGISPLDNARPTRPSISLQVPERQGGTVRLATPPLPPPLPPPLPMVPVNDLPANEPPPLQGIPVQAPPAPQANGWDPFSQPPVAGVYEANAVPPSAGATSQTGSTTNKDVPQYFFEDLDDRTNVDGLISYFTHVLHNSDWVDPQGNQQEIAGMDECTAMVNATVEHMYKNAESSQAFLINLAALCGAKMLMTNRPRCYRVETSEGVYTYYFDWQYRFGHLKGQFTMTHSVPVTMWKKPGPGESVGTSEEGGPSAAGNLTSEQWQAKYGALMDEIEKRDRELFEMQNKVMESMRRDT is encoded by the exons ATGTCCTCTCCGCAAGCCGTGGCGACGCAGACCAACATGGCTGTCCCAAACCCGCGCCCCATGGTCCAGCGGTCCTCCCTGCCCGATCGCAACGTGACGCCCGACACCCTCGAGGACGCCTTTGTGCGCTTCATCTTTTACTGCAACCCGGCGCTGCCGCTCGACGCCGACACCGAGAGCCTCCGAGAGGCCTTTGCGAACCCCCCGAAGAGTGGAGGCAAGAGCTTCAGCCCCTTTCTCATCTTCGACCTGGTCCAGAGATTCTACCGCAAGGAGATCAAGACATGGACCGAACTCACCACCAGGCTCGGCGTCGAGCCACCAGACCTGTCCAAGGACGAAAGCGCCCAAAAGGTTGCCCAGTACGGCGTCCGTTTAAAG AAATGGATGAATTCTATGCATGTCAAGGCGTTTTTCGAATACCTCATGGGCATAAGCAACGATTACTGGACTGAGATTCCAGACGACCCAAATCCCACAGGACAGCCTGTTCGTGATGGCGTTGCCATCGAGGATGACATGGCCCTGAGGGCTCTTTTACCCCATATTCGTCCCAAGAGGGGCCGTAAGAGGCCCGAGGCGGACGACAGGACCGACTCTCCGGTGGCTCAGCGACAGCGCCTATCACCTCCATCTGCAATTGATGGTCCTCGGGCGACGTGGTCGGCGCATCCAGATGCACGAGCCCAGGGCGTGCCGATGGACCCCTCGAGACCCGGCGCCGCAGTTGCTTGGGGCTTCAACGACTCCGTGCAGACTCCGCTTTCTCGATACCCTAATTCCGCCATAACACCCTCAACCAGGAGCTCCTTTTGGGACGATGCGTTGGAGCCCCGGTCTGCCATCTCCCcatccaagcccaagctTTCCACCCATAGGCGGGGACCCAAAAACGTATCCTCGGCGTGGAAACCTGGAGGAGCTGACGCCAGCGTCAAACCAAGGGGAAGGCCTCCGATTAATCGCACGCCCGTGGAGCCCTCTCCTCCCAACCCTCCGCCCATGACATCGTGGGCCCCGACCCCCGACAGCAATCCATCTGATGGCCCCGTGGCCGTTATGCCCAAGGAAGGCATCCCAATGACTCCCGATGTGACCCAGATGCACCCACAGATTCGCAACCAAGTCGTTGCTCCGCGCGCAGATGCCGTGTCGCCTGTACAAGCACGGGCGCCGTCACAGGTGCACATCATTGCGGCCCCTGCGTCTTCTAACCTCCCCGTGGCCGGCATGGGCATCAGCCCGCTCGACAACGCCAGACCTACTCGGCCATCTATTTCTCTGCAGGTTCCCGAGAGGCAGGGAGGCACAGTTCGGCTGGCAacaccgccgctgccgccaccgcTCCCGCCACCGCTGCCCATGGTCCCCGTCAACGACCTACCGGCAAACGAGCCTCCACCGCTCCAAGGAATTCCTGTTCAGGCACCGCCTGCACCGCAGGCTAATGGGTGGGATCCGTTCTCGCAGCCGCCCGTAGCGGGAGTGTATGAGGCCAACGCCGTTCCCCCCTCTGCTGGGGCTACCAGTCAAACTGGCTCAACGACCAATAAGGACGTGCCTCAATATTTCTTTGAGGATTTAGACGATCGTACCAATGTGGACGGGCTCATATCCTACTTTACTCATGTGTTGCACAACTCAGACTGGGTGGATCCCCAGGGTAACCAGCAAGAGATTGCTGGCATGGACGAGTGCACCGCCATGGTAAATGCCACGGTGGAGCACATGTACAAGAATGCCGAATCGTCTCAAGCGTTTCTGATCAACCTGGCGGCGCTGTGCGGCGCGAAGATGCTCATGACCAACCGCCCGAGGTGCTACCGGGTCGAGACATCGGAGGGCGTCTACACCTATTATTTCGACTGGCAGTATCGGTTTGGCCACCTCAAGGGGCAGTTCACCATGACCCATAGCGTGCCGGTTACGATGTGGAAGAAGCCGGGGCCGGGAGAGTCTGTCGGGACGTCGGAGGAAGGCGGCCCGTCGGCGGCAGGGAATCTGACATCGGAGCAGTGGCAGGCCAAGTATGGTGCTCTCATGGACGAGATAGAGAAGCGTGACCGGGAGCTCTTTGAGATGCAGAACAAGGTGATGGAGTCGATGAGGAGAGATACCTGA
- a CDS encoding sugar transporter domain-containing protein has translation MSSSSQSRVDEITIASNEYHVSSSFSAEAGEDRRKSQRVNLNANTEAKIKNPLVGIPRRTLLADVDEFCRSKNLEDHRDIIRKGALVAQDPTGYEDITGPEALSQGEIDALRNEVLHKWRVPWTLLLTVVTCSVGAAVQGWDQTGSNGANLDFPTAYGIGANTIHDKLIVGLVNAAPYIGTSFLGCWLSDPLNNHFGRRGAIFVAANFCLWPVIASAFCNSWPRLLICRLFMGVGMGAKASTVPIFAAENSPAPIRGALVMSWQLWNAFGIFLGTCANLAVRGIGKEAWRYQLGSAFIPAVPLVVLIYFCPESPRWYIKKNRYRDAMRSLLRLRNDPVQAGRDIYYIHVQLEVEAEFMGNGNYLRRFIELFTIPRVRRATLAAHTVMIAQQMCGINIMAFYSSTVFLDAGASATGALLASWGFGLVNFLFAFPAVWTIDTFGRRSLLLFTFPQMAWTLLAAGLCNLIPGQGGLHLGFVAFFIYLFAAFYSPGEGPVPFTYAAEVFPLSHREVGMAFAVATCFLWAAVLSITFPLMLARLGVMGSFGLYALFNIIALVMIFLWLPETKQRTLEELDYIFAVPTRVFMKYQVTKTLPWWWKRWILLQKNATLEPLYTLDVAEHVDTDEGEDKFENDKARVELKDMVGFTPAAVNARSLSPEATP, from the exons atgtcatcatcgtcgcaAAGCCGGGTCGACGAGATTACCAT AGCCTCGAATGAGTATCATGTCTCGTCGTCCTTCTCGGCCGAGGCTGGAGAAGACCGCCGCAAGTCGCAGCGTGTCAATCTCAATGCAAACACAGAGGCCAA AATCAAGAACCCACTCGTCGGCATCCCGCGACGAACTCTGCTGGCCGACGTCGACGAATTCTGCCGCTCCAAGAACCTGGAGGACCATCGCGACATCATCCGCAAGGGCGCGCTGGTGGCCCAGGATCCTACCGGCTATGAGGACATCACCGGCCCCGAGGCTCTCAGCCAGGGCGAGATTGATGCCCTCCGCAACGAGGTGCTGCACAAGTGGCGCGTTCCCTGGACCTTGCTCCTGACCGTCGTGACATGTTCCGTCGGTGCCGCCGTCCAGGGCTGGGATCAGACCGGATCCAACGGAGCAAATCTCGACTTCCCGACGGCGTACGGCATCGGCGCCAACACCATCCATGACAAGCTCATCGTCGGCCTGGTCAATGCCGCGCCCTACATCGGCACGTCGTTTCTCGGGTGCTGGCTGTCAGATCCCTTGAATAACCACTTTGGCCGCCGGGGCGCCATCTTTGTGGCTGCCAACTTTTGTCTCTGGCCGGTGATAGCGAGCGCATTCTGCAATTCATGGCCTAGGCTGTTGATATGCCGCCTGTTTATGGGCGTTGGGATGGGCGCAAAGGCATCTACTG TGCCCATCTTTGCCGCAGAAAACTCGCCGGCCCCTATCCGAGGCGCACTCGTCATGAGTTGGCAACTGTGGAATGCATTTGGCATCTTTCTTGGGACGTGCGCCAACCTCGCCGTCAGGGGAATTGGCAAAGAAGCGTGGAGATATCAGCTGGGGTCGGCCTTTATCCCCGCTGTGCCgctcgtcgtcctcatctaCTTTTGTCCCGAGTCGCCGCGATGGTACATCAAGAAGAATAGATACAGGGATGCCATGCGATCTTTGCTCCGCCTGCGGAACGACCCCGTCCAGGCCGGCCGTGATATTTACTACATTCACGTCCAGCTCGAAGTCGAGGCCGAGTTTATGGGCAATGGCAACTACCTCCGTCGATTCATTGAGCTCTTCACCATCCCCCGAGTCCGCCGCGCAACCTTGGCAGCCCATACGGTCATGATTGCACAGCAAATGTgcggcatcaacatcatggcCTTTTACTCGTCTACCGTTTTCCTGGACGCCGGAGCGAGCGCCACTGGGGCGCTCTTGGCCTCGTGGGGGTTTGGCCTGGTCAACTTCTTGTTTGCCTTCCCCGCTGTGTGGACGATTGACACCTTCGGCCGGCGATCTCTGCTCCTATTCACCTTCCCGCAGATGGCGTGGACGCTGCTGGCAGCAGGGCTTTGCAACTTGATACCCGGGCAGGGCGGTCTTCACCTGGGCTTCGTTGCCTTCTTCATTTACCTGTTTGCCGCCTTCTACTCGCCCGGTGAAGGGCCCGTCCCGTTTACATACGCGGCCGAAGTCTTTCCCTTGTCTCACCGTGAGGTAGGCATGGCATTTGCCGTGGCGACCTGTTTTCTCTGGGCAGCCGTGCTGTCCATCACCTTTCCCCTGATGCTTGCTAGGTTGGGCGTCATGGGTTCGTTTGGGCTATATGCGCTCTTTAACATTATTGCCTTGGTCATGATTTTCCTTTGGCTTCCAGAGACGAAGCAACGAAcgctggaagagctggattaCATCTTTGCGGTGCCCACTCGCGTCTTTATGAAATATCAAGTCACCAAGACGCTGCCGTGGTGGTGGAAGCGATGGATCCTTCTTCAGAAAAACGCGACCCTCGAACCCTTGTACACACTGGATGTGGCCGAACACGTCGACACAGACGAAGGCGAAGACAAGTTTGAGAATGACAAGGCCAGGGTCGAGCTGAAAGACATGGTTGGCTTCACACCAGCGGCTGTAAACGCCAGATCACTCTCCCCCGAAGCTACACCATGA
- a CDS encoding mechanosensitive ion channel domain-containing protein yields MAQRQASRASRSSAGFIPLDGGDLRDMDNGGIPLNPLTTVKSNASTTGARKPTMQATRSHDEHNEKHGMHHRHAGRRRKMDDESLKRRQTGDEAKLNAMGRLYAKIVGFSVITRYMVYVVPVGILLAVPLIVLPLTGHKNDIYLGSHDKSRGPPLFKLFLWIQISWLSLWGVKAAAWFLPHAFMFFCGIVSAGTRKYATVLSNLTIVISIFFWGLASWLTFKSIFAQAFSDGITWVVNLERVLGACFVSSAILLGEKAIVQLIGVSYHQRSFDNRIKDSKREIHLLGLLYDASRTLFPMYCHEFAEEDYIIEDSIEMMLRRKAGKSAAPGAVAPMRIIGDVGRFGDKVTSVFGNLASEITGKHVFNPNSAHSIVIEALEKKRSSEALARRLWMSFVIEGRDALFPDDVEEVLGPAYKAEAEEAFEAIDTDANGDISLEEMVRKVVEMGKERKAIAEGMKDIGQALTAFDKVLLFVVLLISVFIFLSFFNSSLLTTIATAGTALLSLSFVFAVTTQEFLGSCIFLFVKHPYDVGDRIEISGTQMLVDRISLLYTVFTRTDKMQVSQVPNIVLNNLWIENVTRSKAMSETFSVDVSFDTSFEDIELLRNEMEKFVRSPENSRDFQPDFGIGIGGVNNLDKLTLKISIKHKSNWHNDRVRATRRSKFMCALAVAMKKIPILAPGGGGEALGGPTNPTYSVAVTDQWAADSRDKAAKATDAGRMVPSNAGQTPEEIQQSEKNAVAALNTNRSLVLETSGMWDADARSIASRDPSDEVSAGDLKKESSQRGGKRRAGEGLTGLTPIDSQHSTFPQSGTSPRIRTFDEEAQTGMPGSQFGAHQEDGIGRHSSYRGPSFDVSRTEDTLHLSPSLHVPNRGASVGRRQRGSSTSHDGHQ; encoded by the exons ATGGCGCAACGTCAAGCCTCTCGCGCCTCACGAAGCTCTGCTGGATTCATCCCTCTTGACGGAGGCGATCTTCGCGACATGGACAACGGCGGCATCCCCCTCAACCCCTTGACGACGGTCAAGAGTAACGCGTCAACCACAGGAGCCAGGAAGCCCACCATGCAAGCCACCCGCAGCCATGACGAGCACAACGAGAAGCATGGCATGCACCACCGCCATGCTGGCCGTCGACgcaagatggatgatgagagcCTCAAGCGGAGGCAGACCGgcgacgaggccaagctcaaCGCCATGGGTCGGCTCTATGCCAAGATCGTCGGCTTCTCAGTCATCACGCGATACATGGTCTACGTCGTGCCGGTTGGCATCCTGCTGGCTGTCCCCCTCATTGTACTTCCTCTGACCGGCCACAAGAACGACATCTACCTTGGCAGCCACGACAAAAGCAGAGGCCCTCCTCtgttcaagctcttcttgtGGATTCAAATCTCCTGGCTGTCTCTATGGGGTGTCAAAGCCGCCGCCTGGTTTCTCCCTCACGCCTTCATGTTCTTCTGTGGTATCGTCAGTGCTGGCACTCGCAAGTACGCCACCGTCTTGAGCAACCTGACCattgtcatctccatcttcttctggggcCTGGCTTCTTGGCTCACCTtcaagagcatctttgcCCAGGCCTTCTCAGATGGCATTACTTGGGTTGTCAACCTCGAACGTGTCCTCGGCGCCTGCTTCGTCTCCTCCGCTATCCTTCTTGGTGAAAAGGCCATTGTTCAGCTCATCGGTGTGTCTTACCACCAGCGGTCCTTTGACAATCGCATCAAAGACTCCAAGAGGGAAATCCACCTTCTGGGTCTCTTGTATGATGCTTCCCGTACCCTGTTCCCCATGTACTGCCACGAGTTTGCCGAAGAAGACTACATCATCGAAGATAGTATCGAGATGATGCTTAGACGGAAGGCCGGCAAATCCGCCGCCCCTGGCGCCGTGGCCCCTATGAGGATCATCGGAGACGTCGGTCGATTTGGTGACAAGGTGACGTCCGTCTTTGGCAATCTTGCGAGTGAAATCACTGGCAAGCACGTCTTCAACCCCAACTCGGCCCACTCCATCGTCATTGAAGctctcgagaagaagcgatCGTCTGAGGCCCTCGCCAGGCGTCTCTGGATGTCCTTTGTCATTGAAGGCAGAGATGCCCTGTTCCCAGACGACGTCGAAGAGGTTCTTGGTCCAGCATACAAGgcggaagcagaagaggCCTTTGAGGCCATTGACACTGACGCCAATGGAGATATCAGCCTCGAAGAAATGGTCCGCAAGGTTGTTGAGATGGGCAAGGAAAGAAAGGCAATTGCCGAAGGAATGAAGGATATTGGACAGGCCCTCACAGCATTTGATAAGGTCTTGCTGTTCGTCGTCCTGctcatctccgtcttcatcttcttgtccttcttcaacagcagcctTCTCACCACCATTGCTACCGCCGGTACCGCTCTTTtatctctttcttttgtctttgctgtcACCACCCAAGAATTCCTTGGTTCTTGCATCTTTCTATTCGTCAAGCATCCCTATGATGTTGGTGATCGCATCGAGATCTCAGGTACACAGATGCTGGTTGACCGCATTTCCCTCTTGTACACCGTCTTCACACGCACCGACAAGATGCAAGTCTCTCAG GTCCCAAACATTGTTCTCAATAACCTTTGGATCGAAAACGTGACTCGAAGCAAGGCCATGTCGGAGACCTTCTCCGTTGACGTCTCTTTTGATACCTCATTCGAAGACATCGAACTTCTCCGTAACGAAATGGAGAAATTTGTCCGCTCGCCCGAGAACTCTCGAGACTTCCAGCCCGActttggcattggcatcggCGGTGTCAATAACCTTGACAAGTTGACTCTCAAAATCAGCATTAAGCACAAATCCAACTGGCACAACGACCGTGTTCGGGCTACTCGTCGCTCCAAGTTTATGTGTGCTCTGGCTGTCGCTATGAAGAAGATTCCCATTCTCGCtcctggtggtggtggtgaggcCTTGGGCGGACCCACGAATCCTACATATTCTGTGGCCGTAACCGACCAGTGGGCTGCTGACAGCCGAGacaaggcggccaaggcaaCCGACGCTGGGCGAATGGTCCCTTCGAATGCGGGCCAGACCCCTGAAGAGATTCAACAGTCGGAGAAGAACGCCGTCGCAGCCCTCAACACAAACCGATCTCTCGTCCTCGAGACCTCGGGCATGTGGGACGCTGATGCTCGCTCCATTGCGTCTAGAGATCCATCAGACGAAGTAAGCGCGGGAGATTTGAAAAAGGAGAGCAGCCAGCGTGGTGGCAAACGACGAGCAGGAGAGGGCTTGACCGGCCTTACTCCGATAGACAGCCAGCACTCGACCTTCCCGCAGTCGGGCACCAGTCCAAGAATAAGAAcctttgacgaagaagctCAGACCGGGATGCCGGGATCTCAGTTTGGCGCTCACCAGGAAGACGGTATCGGCCGCCATTCTAGCTACCGAGGCCCCAGCTTCGACGTGAGCCGCACTGAGGATACCCTCCACCTTTCTCCATCGTTGCATGTCCCCAACCGTGGCGCGAGCGTGGGTCGACGCCAACGAGGATCGTCCACGTCCCATGACGGCCACCAGTAA
- a CDS encoding fungal specific transcription factor domain-containing protein gives MSTTPNVTQKPPQQVCDNCRFRKMKCDRGLPCSNCVVSSIPCRYLHTLRRKGPRGGKGRRLSQIRQGLTEPDKNHFEVSTPSTQIQFNALEDSNRSRPASQQNPLLALATASGTATEHDKQRLSVALAAHVQVFMKHLFPIMPVVNDRELLTDSLRLDELSPSRYAFLLSLCAATRIQLKLDNAEEYDETSVGINTSLDSPLTGEALLTAAEQARLQFNVVDDLSLDTLLTSFFLFAGYGNLEKHTHAWFYLNQAISLALSIGLHSESAYSNLEESEREIRRRIFWLLFVTERTYALQHRRPVMLRNTISKPQIVDSDCPIVMHDFVNHVRLFELLPCSLYEWQPHTDGCQPQGVALSHAISNKLSAVQPAESVMESQRFDTLVTQQWLRVSMWRLAFGTKPNLVYGQGLMPALGLPFEAGKSIMKALGSVSQSSKDCHGIAIEQKLFDIGMSLADASMSASPMPSFEFGPQDVLCSVVKFLARIRGCQSNLLPKLLKHSEMILGFSNPIASIDIHWPALLEEPSGGVAENVGDLAAQGDESSSSTGSWQDTCDLTMLEPGAASFMALGCDEPPFDADQVHLPGQVEIA, from the exons ATGTCGACTACACCAAACGTCACGCAGAAGCCGCCGCAGCAGGTATGCGACAACTGTCGCTTCAGGAAAATGAAGTGCGATCGCGGTCTGCCGTGTAGCAACTGCGTCGTCTCTTCCATTCCTTGTCGATACTTACACACACTTCGGCGCAAAGGGCCAAGGGGAGGCAAAGGCCGTCGACTGTCCCAAATCAGGCAGGGCCTCACAGAACCAGACAAGAACCATTTTGAGGTCAGCACGCCGAGCACACAGATTCAGTTCAACGCCTTGGAAGATTCAAATCGAAGCCGACCTGCCAGCCAGCAAAACCCCCTTCTCGCCCTTGCAACAGCGTCTGGAACGGCGACGGAACATGACAAGCAGAGACTGTCGGTGGCCTTGGCGGCTCATGTGCAGGTGTTTATGAAGCACCTGTTTCCCATTATGCCTGTTGTCAACGACAGGGAGCTGCTGACCGACTCGCTGCGCTTGGATGAGCTCTCTCCATCACGGTATGcctttctcttgtctctctgcGCCGCGACGCGGATCCAGTTGAAGCTGGACAACGCAGAGGAGTACGACGAGACATCAGTGGGCATCAACACATCACTAGACTCGCCCCTTACGGGTGAGGCTCTGCTCACCGCTGCTGAGCAGGCTCGGCTGCAGTTCAACGTGGTCGATGACCTCAGCCTAGACACGCTGCTGACatcctttttcctctttgcgGGCTATGGAAACCTGGAGAAGCATACCCATGCTTGGTTTTACCTGAACCAGGCCATTTCATTGGCTCTGTCAATAGGCTTACACAGTGAGTCGGCCTACAGCAACCTGGAAGAAAGCGAACGGGAAATCAGGCGGCGGATATTCTGGCTATTGTTTGTGACCGAAAG AACATATGCTCTGCAGCACAGGCGGCCGGTGATGCTACGCAACACCATCTCGAAGCCGCAGATTGTCGACTCAGACTGTCCTATTGTCATGCACGATTTCGTAAACCACGTCCGTCTATtcgagctgctgccttgtTCTCTCTACGAGTGGCAGCCTCACACCGATGGATGCCAGCCTCAAGGTGTCGCTCTCAGCCATGCCATCAGCAATAAGCTCTCCGCTGTGCAGCCCGCAGAGTCGGTGATGGAGAGCCAGAGATTCGATACACTTGTCACACAACAGTGGCTTCGCGTGTCGATGTGGCGGCTCGCTTTTGGCACCAAGCCGAATCTCGTGTATGGACAGGGCCTCATGCCCGCCCTTGGCTTGCCGTTTGAGGCTGGCAAGTCCATCATGAAGGCCCTGGGGTCCGTGAGCCAGAGCTCAAAGGATTGCCACGGAATCGCAATT GAACAAAAACTGTTCGATATTGGAATGAGTCTCGCAGACGCATCCATGTCTGCTTCCCCCATGCCCTCTTTCGAATTCGGGCCACAGGACGTTCTCTGCTCTGTTGTCAAGTTCCTGGCCCGTATCCGTGGATGCCAATCTAATCTGCTACCCAAGCTTCTAAAGCACTCGGAGATGATTCTCGGCTTCTCAAATCCCATTGCCAGCATCGACATCCACTGGCCGGCATTGTTGGAGGAGCCTTCAGGAGGAGTGGCGGAGAATGTGGGCGACCTGGCTGCTCAGGGAGACGAATCATCCAGCAGCACAGGCAGCTGGCAGGATACCTGCGATTTGACGATGCTGGAACCTGGCGCGGCGTCGTTTATGGCGTTGGGGTGCGACGAGCCGCCGTTTGACGCGGATCAAGTGCACTTGCCGGGGCAAGTAGAAATTGCATAA